The Deltaproteobacteria bacterium genomic interval CCAAGTTCAAGAAGAGGGAAGAGTTAAGCGACTTCACGAGGCATTTGCTTTCTCTACCTCATGTAGAGAGAACCAATACCCACGTAGTTCTGACCACCATGAAAGAAGATTTTACAGTGATCTAGGTNNNNNNNNNNNNNNNNNNNNNNNNNNNNNNNNNNNNNNNNNNNNNNNN includes:
- a CDS encoding AsnC family transcriptional regulator, coding for EMTISKGRFQEIAREIAKVVNVCCVYRVTGLSDAMIVAKFKKREELSDFTRHLLSLPHVERTNTHVVLTTMKEDFTVI